DNA from Gammaproteobacteria bacterium:
CTTGTACGGCCCCTATCTGCTGGCGGTGGAACTCGCTTCGATGATGCTGCTGGCCGGTCTGGTGGTGGCCTGGCATCTGGGCAAGCACGACGACCAAGGAAGCGTCCGATGATGGAAAGCGTCGTGGGCATTCCGATGGATCATGGCCTCGCCGTGGCCGGCATGCTGTTCGTGATCGGCCTGGCTGGCGTGATGGTGCGGCGCAATGTGCTGTTCATGCTGATGAGCCTGGAGCTGATGCTCAATGCTGCGGCCCTGGCCTTCGTCGTCGCCGGTGCGCGCTGGGCGCAGCCGGACGGGCAGATCATGTTCATCCTGATTCTGACACTGGCGGCCTGCGAGGCCAGCGTGGGTCTGG
Protein-coding regions in this window:
- the nuoK gene encoding NADH-quinone oxidoreductase subunit NuoK — protein: MESVVGIPMDHGLAVAGMLFVIGLAGVMVRRNVLFMLMSLELMLNAAALAFVVAGARWAQPDGQIMFILILTLAACEASVGLALLLQLYRQFRTMDVDRASEMRG